In one Geoglobus acetivorans genomic region, the following are encoded:
- a CDS encoding D-aminoacyl-tRNA deacylase, giving the protein MKLIVCSKEDLAGQNIKNVLLSTGDFDSKVVGDYVFHTSEKFAIVEVKERLIYCDNLDERLSKLVEFDEIVFASRHSSKDGRKIVTAHVSGNVGRADYGGLPYRLAKPAPVTMKNFSIAVSKKIPDTEYEFTLEATHHGPSEIKKPCAFYEIGSTEEEWKDEDIAHIVADAILEALDGENNWKVAVGVGGTHYVPRQTEIELNTVFAFAHNFPKYTFQDLTPEFLKYAIDLSNAEIIIFDEKSANSKVKQLIKEVAEMVGIEAIRSKEAKKFIWDT; this is encoded by the coding sequence ATGAAACTGATAGTCTGCAGTAAAGAAGACCTGGCCGGTCAGAACATCAAAAATGTCTTACTCTCAACTGGCGATTTTGACAGTAAGGTTGTCGGAGACTATGTGTTTCACACTTCGGAAAAATTCGCCATTGTCGAGGTTAAGGAACGGCTTATATACTGTGATAATCTTGATGAGCGTCTTTCAAAGCTTGTTGAGTTTGATGAAATTGTATTTGCTTCAAGACATTCAAGCAAGGATGGGAGGAAGATCGTAACTGCTCACGTTTCCGGTAATGTCGGGAGGGCAGATTACGGCGGTCTGCCATACAGACTCGCAAAACCTGCGCCAGTTACGATGAAAAACTTTTCAATTGCCGTAAGCAAGAAAATACCCGATACTGAGTACGAATTCACACTTGAAGCGACACATCATGGCCCGTCCGAGATAAAAAAGCCGTGTGCATTTTATGAGATCGGTTCAACCGAAGAGGAGTGGAAGGATGAGGACATCGCACATATTGTTGCTGATGCGATACTTGAGGCTTTGGACGGGGAGAATAACTGGAAGGTTGCTGTTGGTGTTGGAGGGACGCATTACGTTCCCAGACAGACTGAAATAGAGCTGAACACTGTTTTTGCCTTTGCACACAACTTCCCAAAGTACACGTTTCAGGACCTCACACCGGAATTTCTGAAATATGCGATTGATCTCAGCAATGCCGAGATAATAATTTTTGACGAGAAGTCTGCAAACTCTAAAGTGAAGCAGCTGATAAAAGAGGTGGCAGAAATGGTTGGAATTGAGGCAATCAGGTCCAAGGAGGCCAAGAAATTTATCTGGGATACATAA
- the cooS gene encoding anaerobic carbon-monoxide dehydrogenase catalytic subunit codes for MKLEETVSYHETVNEMYKKVKNETTNIVDRFNAQEKTRCPFCEKGLSCQLCSMGPCRITQTNPYGACGIDAAGMVVRNFVHKNMLGTEAYTYHAIEAAKTLRATAEGKTPFEIKEPEKLKWFAGLLGIEGENIKELAIRVADFVISDLSSTEKSKLVEILAPEKRKELWKELGLMPSGVFLELLTVGSSSMTNVDSNYVSLAKKSMSLGISTCLAAQIALETIQDILFGTPMPHETYADLGILDPEYVNIAVNGHEPFVGMALIKLAEKEEVQEMARKAGAKGLRIVGFIETGQEILQRVDSPVFAGIVGNWIVQEYALATGAVDVFAADMNCSLPSLPEYEKYGVKIVPVSKLVRFKGIDEGLDYEPEKVEEIARELIEIAIENFKKRDKTKAVRVGKKQKIVVGFSPEAIDKLVGVDNLLEAIKSGSIKGVVGLVSCTTLKNGPHDNSTVTIAKELIKRDILVLSLGCGNAALQVAGLTSVDAKDLAGDNLKKVCEALNIPPVLSFGTCTDTGRLAYLLRILAEKLGVDIPDLPIAATAPEYMEQKATIDAVFAVAYGVVTHVSPVPPITGSDKAVRLFTEDVQKLTGGRVLVEEDPVKAAEKIEQVILDKRRSLGI; via the coding sequence ATGAAACTGGAAGAAACTGTTAGCTACCACGAGACAGTAAATGAAATGTACAAGAAAGTGAAAAACGAGACAACAAACATCGTGGACAGATTTAACGCACAGGAAAAAACAAGATGTCCATTCTGCGAAAAGGGTTTGAGCTGCCAGCTGTGCAGCATGGGTCCCTGCAGAATAACCCAGACCAATCCCTACGGTGCCTGCGGTATAGATGCAGCAGGAATGGTTGTAAGGAATTTTGTTCACAAGAACATGCTTGGGACGGAGGCGTACACATATCATGCAATTGAGGCCGCAAAAACATTGAGGGCCACTGCTGAGGGGAAAACACCATTTGAGATAAAGGAACCTGAAAAACTCAAATGGTTTGCCGGACTGCTCGGAATTGAGGGAGAAAACATAAAAGAGCTCGCAATCAGGGTTGCAGATTTTGTGATATCCGACCTGAGTTCCACAGAAAAAAGCAAACTCGTCGAGATACTTGCTCCTGAAAAAAGGAAGGAGCTGTGGAAGGAGCTCGGATTGATGCCCAGCGGAGTTTTTCTGGAGCTTTTAACGGTTGGATCATCCTCCATGACCAATGTTGACAGCAACTATGTCTCGCTTGCCAAAAAATCCATGTCCTTGGGCATATCCACGTGCCTTGCAGCCCAGATCGCTCTCGAAACCATACAGGACATTCTGTTCGGGACTCCAATGCCTCACGAAACCTATGCCGACCTCGGAATTCTCGACCCGGAGTACGTTAACATAGCGGTCAACGGACATGAGCCTTTTGTAGGCATGGCACTGATAAAGCTGGCGGAAAAAGAAGAAGTGCAGGAAATGGCAAGGAAAGCCGGAGCAAAAGGACTGAGAATAGTGGGATTCATCGAAACGGGACAGGAGATACTTCAAAGAGTTGACAGCCCTGTCTTTGCAGGAATTGTAGGAAACTGGATCGTGCAGGAATATGCTCTCGCCACTGGAGCTGTTGACGTTTTTGCGGCAGACATGAACTGCTCCCTTCCATCACTGCCAGAATATGAAAAGTACGGTGTAAAGATAGTTCCCGTCAGCAAACTGGTGAGATTTAAGGGAATAGACGAGGGTCTGGACTACGAGCCTGAAAAGGTTGAGGAGATAGCAAGAGAGCTTATTGAAATCGCAATAGAGAACTTCAAAAAGAGAGACAAGACAAAAGCAGTAAGAGTTGGTAAAAAGCAAAAAATTGTCGTCGGATTCTCGCCCGAAGCAATAGACAAGCTCGTCGGTGTGGACAATCTGCTTGAAGCTATCAAAAGTGGATCCATAAAGGGAGTGGTCGGCCTGGTGAGCTGCACCACGCTAAAGAACGGACCACACGACAACAGCACGGTAACCATAGCAAAGGAACTGATCAAGAGAGACATCCTTGTTCTTTCGCTCGGCTGTGGAAATGCAGCACTTCAGGTGGCTGGTCTGACTTCAGTGGATGCGAAGGACCTTGCAGGAGATAACCTGAAGAAGGTCTGTGAGGCTCTCAACATCCCGCCTGTGCTGAGCTTCGGAACCTGTACAGATACTGGCAGGCTCGCATACCTGCTCAGAATTCTTGCTGAAAAACTTGGAGTGGACATACCTGATCTGCCCATAGCAGCAACCGCTCCAGAGTACATGGAACAGAAAGCCACGATAGATGCAGTTTTCGCCGTGGCGTACGGTGTTGTGACACATGTATCACCGGTACCACCAATAACGGGCAGCGACAAGGCAGTTAGACTGTTTACAGAAGATGTTCAGAAGCTGACCGGAGGAAGAGTACTTGTTGAGGAGGACCCGGTCAAGGCCGCTGAAAAGATAGAGCAGGTCATACTTGACAAGAGAAGGTCCCTCGGGATCTGA
- a CDS encoding EamA family transporter, with protein sequence MLHYVLLFAGVLAVSTASIFAVLANAPGIAASFWRFLISGIVMGAYYRTFGFRKDVLRYSAIAGLALALHMASWIESLFRASVALSTAIVCTHSIFSGIFASFAGERFRLREVAGIFVALAGIFLLSGADTYAEPAGIVLAFIGAVSGGLYFSLARFSQSVDFRDYVVSTYLMAAVFSGLGAFVLGVSLTGYSAETFFYFVLLAIIPMSFGHTVLNYLIRRMKVVVVTGSVLGEVAGSALLAAIFLGQVLTPLAYLYLLVILVGIYLTTSKS encoded by the coding sequence ATGCTGCACTATGTCCTGCTTTTTGCGGGTGTCCTTGCGGTCTCAACAGCCTCCATATTTGCAGTCCTGGCAAATGCTCCCGGAATAGCCGCGAGTTTCTGGAGGTTTCTGATCTCGGGAATTGTGATGGGTGCATATTACAGAACGTTTGGCTTCAGAAAGGATGTGCTCAGGTATTCCGCCATTGCCGGGCTTGCTCTTGCGCTTCACATGGCCTCATGGATAGAATCGCTTTTTCGCGCATCTGTTGCTCTCAGCACAGCCATTGTGTGCACACACTCGATATTTTCAGGAATTTTTGCATCGTTTGCGGGGGAGAGGTTCAGACTGCGTGAAGTTGCCGGCATTTTTGTTGCACTTGCGGGAATCTTCCTTCTCAGCGGAGCAGACACGTATGCAGAGCCTGCTGGTATAGTTCTTGCCTTTATCGGAGCAGTATCCGGCGGGCTGTATTTTTCTCTTGCACGATTCTCTCAGTCCGTTGATTTCCGTGATTATGTTGTCTCCACGTACCTAATGGCGGCCGTCTTTTCAGGCCTGGGAGCCTTTGTTCTGGGGGTGAGCCTAACAGGTTATTCGGCAGAAACGTTCTTCTACTTTGTTCTCCTGGCGATAATCCCCATGAGTTTCGGGCACACGGTTCTGAACTACCTCATTAGACGGATGAAGGTTGTTGTCGTGACGGGGAGCGTGCTGGGAGAAGTGGCGGGATCAGCACTGCTGGCGGCCATCTTCCTTGGCCAGGTGCTGACACCTCTGGCCTATCTGTATCTGCTGGTAATACTGGTAGGGATTTACCTCACAACGAGTAAAAGCTAA
- a CDS encoding IS481 family transposase — MKLDEKAIKWIIREKGKGTPTKEIAEIENITPRRVNQIYKQYKDTGEIPKPKKPGRPKKELSEEEIEAIKEAYEEYRCNAVVLQTILKERGYRISKNKIHEVLRMNGYAKEEKNKKKRKKWIRYERKHSMELWHADWFFYNGKWIIAYLDDASRLITGYGVFDKATSENAIKVLKEAMDDYGRPESILTDRGTQFYASAGEKKAKGVSKFEKFLAENEIKHIVGRVNHPQTNGKIERFYGTLEAKIKYFDTVDEFMEWYNHKRPHMSLNLDELETPYKAFLRKLTPERILSYSWRWFDGGK; from the coding sequence GTGAAACTTGACGAGAAAGCGATAAAATGGATTATCAGAGAGAAAGGGAAGGGTACACCGACAAAGGAGATAGCAGAGATCGAAAACATAACACCAAGAAGAGTAAATCAGATCTACAAGCAATACAAAGATACTGGAGAAATACCAAAGCCAAAGAAACCAGGTAGACCTAAAAAAGAACTATCAGAAGAAGAAATAGAAGCCATAAAAGAAGCCTATGAAGAGTACAGGTGTAATGCAGTAGTTCTCCAAACAATCTTAAAGGAAAGAGGTTACAGAATAAGCAAGAACAAAATACACGAAGTGTTGAGAATGAACGGCTATGCTAAGGAGGAGAAGAACAAGAAAAAGCGTAAAAAGTGGATAAGGTATGAGAGAAAGCACTCTATGGAATTATGGCATGCAGACTGGTTTTTCTATAACGGGAAGTGGATAATTGCTTATCTGGACGATGCTTCCCGTCTGATTACTGGTTACGGAGTATTTGATAAAGCAACATCTGAGAATGCCATAAAAGTGCTAAAAGAAGCCATGGATGATTATGGCAGGCCGGAATCAATCCTGACGGATAGAGGTACTCAGTTCTACGCATCTGCAGGGGAGAAGAAGGCTAAAGGAGTATCTAAATTTGAGAAATTCCTTGCAGAGAATGAAATTAAGCATATTGTGGGTAGGGTGAATCACCCACAAACGAATGGAAAGATAGAGAGGTTCTATGGAACGCTGGAAGCTAAAATCAAGTATTTCGATACAGTAGATGAATTCATGGAGTGGTACAATCACAAAAGACCCCACATGAGTCTCAACTTAGATGAACTGGAGACTCCCTATAAAGCATTTTTGAGAAAGTTGACTCCTGAGAGAATATTGAGTTATTCGTGGAGGTGGTTTGATGGTGGGAAATGA
- a CDS encoding citrate/2-methylcitrate synthase translates to MGAVNGLKDVVAAESSISRIAIEDGKAILEYRGYNIHDLARHSTYEEVAYLLLFGELPSKSDLEYFSEDLKERRELPPQIVGLLTNLSPFCHPMVALRTAVSFLGTMDKHISFTGHEKSIEKAKNLIAKFPTIVAYFHRIRMGEKLVHPSEDLGHAANFLYMLHGEEPTKTMEKALDLDFILHADHELNASTFAARVAASTLADMYACVVAATGTLIGPLHGGAAQRVMEMLREVALPKRAERYVLEKLSKGERIMGFGHRVYRNVIDPRTVELKRLARMLSKEKGTRWFEISEAIEEAVHRHKGLLPNVDFYSASVYANLGIPDDLFINIFAIGRVSGWTAHIIEQYENNVLIRPRAEYVGPAGKKFLPLSERE, encoded by the coding sequence ATGGGTGCAGTTAATGGCCTTAAGGATGTTGTTGCTGCTGAGTCGAGCATATCGCGGATTGCCATCGAGGACGGGAAGGCGATACTGGAATACAGGGGATACAATATTCATGATCTCGCAAGACATTCGACCTACGAAGAGGTGGCATACCTGCTGCTTTTCGGCGAGCTTCCATCAAAGAGTGATCTGGAATACTTCAGTGAGGATCTGAAAGAGAGGAGGGAACTACCACCTCAGATAGTAGGCCTGCTCACAAACCTCTCACCTTTCTGTCATCCCATGGTTGCTCTGAGAACTGCGGTGAGTTTTCTGGGAACGATGGACAAGCACATCTCATTTACAGGCCACGAAAAGAGTATTGAAAAGGCAAAAAACCTCATTGCCAAGTTTCCGACCATTGTCGCTTACTTCCACAGAATCAGGATGGGTGAAAAGCTGGTTCATCCCAGCGAGGATCTCGGACATGCAGCCAACTTTCTGTACATGCTCCATGGCGAAGAGCCTACAAAGACCATGGAAAAAGCCCTTGACCTGGATTTCATCCTTCATGCTGATCATGAACTCAACGCCTCCACTTTTGCGGCAAGAGTGGCAGCATCGACGCTTGCTGACATGTATGCCTGCGTTGTTGCCGCAACAGGAACCCTCATTGGGCCTCTGCATGGGGGTGCGGCTCAGAGGGTAATGGAAATGCTCAGGGAGGTGGCATTGCCAAAGAGAGCGGAAAGGTATGTGCTTGAGAAACTGTCAAAGGGAGAGAGAATCATGGGTTTTGGGCACAGAGTGTACAGAAACGTCATAGATCCGAGGACTGTTGAGCTGAAGAGGCTTGCAAGAATGCTTTCGAAAGAGAAGGGAACAAGATGGTTTGAGATCAGCGAGGCAATAGAGGAGGCAGTTCACAGGCACAAAGGACTTTTGCCAAACGTTGATTTTTATTCTGCCAGCGTTTATGCGAATCTGGGTATCCCGGATGACCTCTTCATAAACATTTTTGCCATCGGAAGGGTTTCTGGCTGGACTGCACACATCATTGAGCAGTATGAGAACAATGTTCTGATAAGGCCGAGAGCGGAATATGTTGGGCCAGCAGGGAAAAAATTCCTGCCCCTGAGTGAGAGAGAATAA
- a CDS encoding LL-diaminopimelate aminotransferase encodes MFELAERLRKLPPYLFAELDEMKAKKESEGVSVIDFGVGDPDLPTPEHVVEAMKKAVEKVENQKYPSYAGKYEFREAVSNFYRRRKGVEVEPDSVIALIGSKEGIAHLPLAFVESGDYVIYTEPGYPVYHSSAIMAGGIPYELSLKEENGFLPDLDSIPDEVARKAKIMFLNYPNNPTTAVAEMDFIKEVVDFCNDNGIILAHDAAYSEIGFDYRPRSFLEYENAFECVIEFGSLSKTYNMTGWRIAYALGNEEAVKGLLKVKTNVDSGVFNAVQDAGVAALNGDDRIIEENNRIYRERRDRLVDGLKELGFEVEKPKATFYVWLRVGMPSMEFAKQLLDRAGVLVTPGVGFGKSGEGYVRFALTRDVAVIEEALRRMEGVDIV; translated from the coding sequence TTGTTTGAGTTAGCTGAGAGGCTGAGAAAATTACCGCCATATCTTTTCGCAGAGCTTGACGAAATGAAGGCGAAGAAGGAAAGCGAGGGAGTGAGTGTCATAGACTTCGGAGTGGGCGACCCTGATCTGCCGACTCCAGAGCATGTTGTTGAGGCAATGAAAAAGGCTGTGGAAAAAGTTGAGAATCAGAAATATCCAAGCTATGCCGGGAAGTATGAGTTTAGAGAAGCGGTCTCAAACTTTTACAGGCGGAGAAAGGGCGTTGAGGTTGAACCTGACAGCGTCATCGCTCTGATTGGGTCAAAAGAGGGTATTGCTCACCTCCCTCTTGCGTTCGTGGAAAGTGGAGACTATGTCATCTATACCGAGCCAGGATATCCTGTTTATCACTCATCGGCCATCATGGCCGGAGGAATACCGTACGAACTGTCCCTGAAGGAAGAAAATGGGTTTTTGCCCGATCTGGATAGCATTCCTGACGAGGTCGCAAGAAAAGCAAAAATCATGTTTCTGAACTATCCGAACAACCCCACAACAGCTGTTGCCGAAATGGATTTCATTAAGGAGGTAGTGGATTTCTGCAATGACAATGGAATCATTCTTGCCCACGATGCTGCATACAGTGAAATTGGTTTTGATTACCGGCCCAGGAGTTTTCTTGAATACGAAAATGCCTTTGAATGTGTGATCGAGTTCGGATCTCTTAGCAAAACCTACAATATGACTGGCTGGAGGATAGCCTATGCTCTCGGAAATGAGGAGGCTGTGAAAGGCTTGCTGAAGGTGAAGACCAACGTAGATAGCGGTGTTTTCAATGCAGTTCAGGATGCTGGTGTGGCAGCGCTGAACGGGGATGACCGCATCATTGAGGAGAATAACCGGATTTACCGGGAAAGGAGAGACAGACTTGTTGATGGGCTCAAGGAGCTCGGTTTCGAGGTTGAAAAACCAAAGGCAACGTTCTACGTCTGGCTCAGGGTGGGCATGCCCAGCATGGAGTTTGCCAAGCAGCTTCTCGACAGGGCAGGTGTCCTTGTAACTCCCGGCGTTGGATTCGGAAAGAGCGGAGAGGGGTACGTCAGATTTGCCCTTACAAGGGATGTTGCCGTGATTGAGGAAGCTCTGAGGAGAATGGAGGGAGTCGATATTGTTTAG
- a CDS encoding AMP phosphorylase, which produces MKVRAAVLPINAGKFAVALNQDDAAEIGVSEGDRIRVIKSGKSVSAIVQIAFGLISRGKIGVYEEIAAELNLKDGDEVDIYPVSRPSSVEFIRKKLSGKKYSREELYSIISDVVDGNLAEVELTAFVLGSYLVGMDFDEIEWMTRAMIDTGEAIEFEKGVVVDKHSIGGVPGNKVSLLIVPIIAASGLLIPKTASRAITSASGTADTMEVLADVSMSVEEIKEITLKTGGVIAWGGATNIAPADDKIIRVEYPLSIDPRPQLLASVMAKKGAVGARHVAIDIPAGNGTKISTVEEGRKLAGEFVELGRRLGLNVSCAITNGSQPVGRTVGPALEAWEALKTLEERKGSSSLIEKSLGIAGLLFEISGFAQDGYDRAKMIFESGKAHQKLLEIIQAQGSKGILKSDDVPIGEEKYVIESKFEGAVVDILNQRVVRLARLAGAPKDKGAGVYIHRKRGEVVKRGDPLITIYAETAWKLEKAIEYAMENPPIVVSGMILEKYPSFKVV; this is translated from the coding sequence ATGAAGGTGAGGGCGGCTGTTCTTCCAATTAATGCAGGTAAATTTGCGGTTGCCTTAAATCAGGATGATGCTGCAGAGATTGGTGTTTCTGAAGGAGACAGGATCAGAGTCATAAAATCCGGGAAGAGTGTAAGTGCGATAGTTCAAATAGCTTTTGGCCTGATTTCCCGGGGGAAAATTGGCGTTTATGAGGAAATTGCAGCAGAGCTGAATCTTAAAGATGGGGACGAGGTTGACATATATCCAGTTTCAAGACCGTCCAGTGTTGAATTCATAAGAAAAAAGCTCAGCGGGAAGAAATATTCGAGAGAAGAACTTTACAGCATAATTTCTGATGTCGTTGATGGCAATCTTGCAGAAGTCGAACTCACGGCATTTGTTCTTGGCAGCTATCTTGTGGGGATGGATTTTGATGAAATTGAATGGATGACAAGGGCGATGATTGATACTGGGGAAGCCATAGAGTTCGAGAAAGGTGTTGTGGTTGACAAGCACAGCATAGGTGGAGTTCCCGGAAACAAGGTGAGTCTGCTCATCGTACCCATAATTGCGGCATCCGGGTTGCTGATTCCCAAAACAGCAAGCAGGGCAATAACCTCTGCAAGCGGTACTGCGGACACAATGGAAGTGCTTGCAGATGTCAGCATGTCTGTTGAAGAGATTAAGGAAATAACCCTGAAAACAGGAGGCGTAATTGCATGGGGTGGTGCAACCAACATAGCTCCTGCTGATGACAAGATAATCAGGGTGGAGTATCCTTTATCCATAGACCCAAGGCCTCAGCTTCTGGCAAGTGTAATGGCGAAAAAAGGGGCAGTCGGTGCGAGGCACGTTGCGATAGACATCCCGGCAGGAAACGGGACGAAGATATCCACTGTCGAAGAGGGCAGGAAGCTTGCCGGAGAGTTTGTGGAGCTTGGGAGGAGACTCGGCCTGAATGTTTCATGTGCCATCACCAATGGTTCACAGCCTGTTGGGAGGACCGTCGGACCTGCTCTGGAGGCCTGGGAAGCACTGAAAACGCTTGAAGAAAGAAAAGGTTCGTCAAGCCTGATAGAAAAATCCCTTGGAATTGCAGGTTTGCTTTTTGAGATATCCGGGTTTGCACAGGACGGATATGATCGTGCAAAAATGATTTTCGAGAGTGGAAAGGCTCATCAAAAGCTCCTGGAGATAATTCAGGCTCAGGGCAGTAAGGGAATACTCAAGTCTGACGACGTTCCAATAGGCGAGGAAAAATATGTGATTGAGAGCAAATTTGAGGGTGCGGTTGTCGACATTCTGAATCAGAGGGTTGTCCGGTTGGCAAGACTGGCTGGGGCTCCGAAGGACAAGGGGGCAGGTGTTTACATTCACAGGAAGAGAGGAGAGGTTGTGAAAAGGGGCGATCCTCTGATTACGATTTATGCTGAAACGGCCTGGAAGCTGGAAAAGGCTATTGAATATGCGATGGAAAATCCTCCGATAGTCGTTTCAGGGATGATACTGGAGAAGTACCCCTCTTTCAAGGTTGTTTGA
- the lysA gene encoding diaminopimelate decarboxylase, which translates to MFSSRDGILLIEEVGFEEIVEKTGTPVYITSRKKLEENIRVFRENFGFARMLYAVKANNNLTIMRIFAKYGFGADVFSLGELYLALLAGFDRNFILFNGNSKSDEEIEAGIRAGVKFSVDSLDELYTISEIAQNCGREVKIAFRVNPDIGAETHPKIATGLKTSKFGIPAEQILEAYEVAVQADGVVPAGIHCHIGSQIRDVEPFVDELEKMFEIASELEKLGVRLEFLDMGGGFGIDYEEDGECRVEKFAQPLRKTFERGLQMLKSEPELWIEPGRSLVANTTILLTRVNAVKKAHRNFVAVDAGFNLLIRPAMYDSYHRVAVANKMGMPAEELYTIAGPICESGDILAKDRKLPKVEKGDYIAVFDAGAYGFAMSSQYNGRPRCAEVLVDGGSFHITREKETVGDLIAKQRIPEELF; encoded by the coding sequence TTGTTTAGCTCCAGAGATGGGATACTTCTCATAGAAGAGGTTGGTTTTGAAGAAATAGTGGAGAAAACCGGCACCCCTGTTTACATCACCTCAAGGAAAAAGCTCGAAGAAAACATCAGAGTATTCCGGGAGAACTTTGGATTTGCCAGAATGCTCTATGCAGTCAAGGCCAACAACAACCTTACCATCATGAGAATTTTTGCAAAATATGGCTTTGGTGCCGATGTTTTCAGCCTGGGGGAGCTTTATCTTGCTCTGCTTGCCGGTTTTGATCGAAATTTCATCCTGTTCAACGGAAACTCCAAAAGTGATGAGGAAATCGAGGCTGGAATTAGGGCTGGGGTGAAGTTCAGCGTTGACAGCCTTGACGAGCTTTACACGATTTCAGAGATTGCTCAAAATTGCGGAAGGGAGGTAAAGATTGCCTTCAGGGTGAATCCCGATATAGGTGCGGAGACTCACCCCAAGATCGCAACGGGCCTGAAAACATCAAAATTCGGAATTCCGGCTGAGCAGATTCTTGAAGCCTATGAAGTCGCAGTTCAGGCTGATGGTGTGGTTCCGGCTGGAATTCACTGCCACATAGGAAGTCAGATCAGGGATGTGGAACCTTTCGTGGACGAGCTTGAAAAGATGTTTGAAATTGCATCAGAACTTGAAAAACTTGGTGTGAGGCTCGAGTTTCTGGACATGGGCGGTGGATTTGGCATAGATTACGAGGAGGATGGAGAATGCAGGGTGGAAAAATTCGCTCAGCCACTAAGGAAAACGTTTGAGAGGGGGCTCCAGATGTTAAAATCTGAGCCGGAACTCTGGATTGAGCCTGGGAGGAGTCTTGTTGCCAACACGACAATTCTGCTGACCAGAGTAAATGCGGTGAAAAAAGCCCACAGGAACTTTGTTGCTGTTGATGCAGGCTTCAATCTGCTCATAAGGCCGGCCATGTACGACTCATATCACAGGGTGGCGGTTGCGAACAAAATGGGGATGCCGGCAGAAGAGCTGTACACAATTGCCGGTCCGATATGTGAATCTGGAGATATTCTTGCAAAAGACAGAAAGCTTCCGAAAGTTGAGAAGGGAGATTACATCGCAGTTTTCGATGCGGGAGCCTACGGCTTTGCGATGAGCAGCCAGTACAATGGACGTCCAAGGTGTGCCGAGGTTCTTGTTGATGGTGGCTCTTTCCATATCACCCGGGAAAAGGAAACCGTTGGAGATCTCATCGCAAAACAGAGAATCCCGGAAGAACTTTTTTAA
- a CDS encoding 50S ribosomal protein L24, which translates to MPMEIESSKALRCDNCGKLITGKPLSFKTCCVNKPKNFCSKQCFMKWRSEWLRNQEQIKRTGNIIF; encoded by the coding sequence ATGCCAATGGAAATTGAAAGCTCAAAGGCATTGCGGTGCGATAACTGCGGGAAACTGATAACAGGAAAACCGCTGTCGTTCAAAACCTGCTGTGTGAACAAGCCCAAAAATTTCTGCAGCAAACAGTGTTTCATGAAGTGGAGAAGTGAATGGCTCAGAAACCAGGAGCAGATAAAGAGGACCGGAAATATAATTTTTTAG